The sequence TCCACCAGCGATCGCGGGAATAATTGAGATCTCAGCGTCATCTTCGACAGCGGTCGCTTTTCCATCGAGGAAGCGGATGTCTTCGTCGTTGAGATAGATATTTACAAACCGACGGATATTTCCGCCGTCATCACAGAGACGTTCTTTCATCCCTGGATAGTTTACTTCAAGGTTATCAATGATGCCTTCAATATTGGCACCTTCTGCTTCAACCTCTGCCAAGTTTTGCGTCAAGCGTCTCAGCGGGGTTGGAATACGGACTG is a genomic window of Candidatus Poribacteria bacterium containing:
- a CDS encoding MoaD/ThiS family protein, producing MSVTVRIPTPLRRLTQNLAEVEAEGANIEGIIDNLEVNYPGMKERLCDDGGNIRRFVNIYLNDEDIRFLDGKATAVEDDAEISIIPAIAGGCSLS